The proteins below are encoded in one region of Pseudonocardia sp. DSM 110487:
- the carB gene encoding carbamoyl-phosphate synthase large subunit produces MPRRDDIRHVMVIGSGPIVIGQAAEFDYSGTQACRVLRAEGIRVSLVNSNPATIMTDPEFADATYIEPVTPEFLEQVIAAERPDAILPTLGGQTALNAAVALHESGVLERYGVELIGADIDAIQRGEDRLKFKEIVQSVGGDVPRSAVCHSMDEVRAAAAELGLPVVIRPSFTMGGLGSGMAHTADDLERLAGAGLDASPVTEVLIEESVLGWKEYELELMRDKHDNVVVVCSIENLDPMGVHTGDSITVAPAMTLTDREYQHMRDVGIDVLRAVGVDTGGCNIQFAVHPDTGRLVVIEMNPRVSRSSALASKATGFPIAKIAARLAIGYTLDEIRNDITGETPAAFEPTLDYVVVKIPRFAFEKFPGADPELTTTMKSVGEAMALGRSFPEALGKALRSMETSRAGFWTTPDPDGEPDVAAARDGRIYAVERALRLGRGVADVAGESGIDPWFVDQILALTELRQEIEDAAVLDGALLWRAKRAGLSDRQIAVLRPEFAGEDGVRSLRHRLGIRPVYKTVDTCAAEFAAKTPYHYSAYETDPSAESEIAPQTEKPKVLILGSGPNRIGQGIEFDYSCVHAVMALREAGFETVMVNCNPETVSTDYDTADRLYFEPLTFEDVIEVVHAEQQSGTVAGVIVQLGGQTPLGLAQRLTAAGVPVVGTSAAAIDLAEDRGAFGEVLRKAGLPAPAFGMATSFDEARAIAARIGYPVLVRPSYVLGGRGMEIVYDDETLAGYISRATTISEDRPVLVDRFLDDAIEIDVDALCDGTEVFIGGVMEHIEEAGVHSGDSSCALPPITLGHSVLEQVRRSTEAIAHGVGVRGLLNVQYALHGETLYVLEANPRASRTVPFVSKATAVPLAKAAARIMLGATIADLRAEGLLPADGDGGELPPDAPIAVKEAVLPFHRFRTVEGHGVDPLLGPEMKSTGEVMGFDSSFGAAFAKSQAGAYGSLPTSGKVFVSIADRDKRAMVFPVLRLADLGFEVLATAGTADVLRRHGVSATVVRKHYEGGETIVDRILAGDVDLIINTPYGNSGPRVDGYEIRSAAVARGVPCITTVQGAGAAVQGIEAMKAGRIGVRSLQDAHASLLKARS; encoded by the coding sequence ATGCCGAGGCGCGACGACATCCGGCACGTGATGGTGATCGGCTCGGGGCCGATCGTCATCGGCCAGGCCGCCGAGTTCGACTACTCCGGCACGCAGGCCTGCCGCGTGCTGCGGGCCGAGGGCATCCGCGTCTCGCTGGTGAACTCGAACCCTGCCACGATCATGACCGACCCCGAGTTCGCCGACGCCACCTACATCGAGCCGGTCACGCCCGAGTTCCTGGAGCAGGTGATCGCCGCGGAGCGCCCGGACGCGATCCTGCCGACGCTGGGGGGCCAGACCGCGCTCAACGCGGCGGTCGCCCTGCACGAGAGCGGCGTGCTGGAGCGCTACGGCGTCGAGCTGATCGGCGCCGACATCGACGCCATCCAGCGCGGCGAGGACCGGCTGAAGTTCAAGGAGATCGTGCAGTCGGTCGGCGGTGACGTGCCGCGCAGCGCCGTCTGCCACTCGATGGACGAGGTGCGGGCCGCGGCCGCCGAGCTGGGCCTGCCGGTCGTCATCCGGCCGTCGTTCACGATGGGCGGCCTCGGCTCCGGCATGGCCCACACGGCCGACGACCTGGAGCGGCTCGCCGGGGCGGGCTTGGACGCGTCGCCGGTCACCGAGGTGCTCATCGAGGAGTCGGTGCTCGGGTGGAAGGAGTACGAGCTCGAGCTGATGCGCGACAAGCACGACAACGTGGTCGTCGTCTGCTCGATCGAGAACCTCGACCCGATGGGCGTGCACACCGGCGACTCGATCACCGTCGCTCCGGCGATGACGCTCACCGACCGCGAGTACCAGCACATGCGCGACGTCGGCATCGACGTGCTGCGCGCCGTCGGGGTGGACACCGGCGGTTGCAACATCCAGTTCGCGGTGCACCCGGACACCGGCCGGCTCGTCGTCATCGAGATGAACCCGCGGGTCTCGCGGTCGTCGGCGCTCGCGTCGAAGGCCACCGGATTCCCGATCGCGAAGATCGCGGCCCGGCTGGCCATCGGCTACACGCTCGACGAGATCCGCAACGACATCACCGGCGAGACCCCTGCCGCGTTCGAGCCGACGCTCGACTACGTGGTCGTGAAGATCCCTCGGTTCGCGTTCGAGAAGTTCCCCGGCGCCGACCCCGAGCTCACCACCACGATGAAGAGCGTCGGCGAGGCGATGGCGCTCGGCCGGTCGTTCCCGGAGGCACTCGGCAAGGCCCTGCGCTCGATGGAGACCTCGCGCGCCGGGTTCTGGACCACCCCCGACCCCGACGGCGAGCCGGACGTGGCAGCGGCCCGCGACGGACGCATCTACGCGGTCGAGCGGGCACTGCGGCTGGGCCGCGGCGTGGCCGACGTCGCGGGCGAATCGGGCATCGACCCCTGGTTCGTCGACCAGATCCTGGCGCTCACCGAGCTGCGGCAGGAGATCGAGGACGCCGCCGTGCTCGACGGTGCGCTGCTCTGGCGGGCGAAGCGGGCGGGCCTGTCGGACCGCCAGATCGCCGTGCTGCGCCCGGAGTTCGCCGGCGAGGACGGGGTGCGCTCCCTGCGGCACCGCCTGGGCATCCGTCCGGTCTACAAGACCGTGGACACCTGTGCCGCCGAGTTCGCCGCGAAGACGCCGTACCACTACAGCGCCTACGAGACCGACCCCTCCGCGGAGTCGGAGATCGCGCCGCAGACCGAGAAGCCGAAGGTGCTCATCCTCGGTTCAGGGCCCAACCGCATCGGGCAGGGCATCGAGTTCGACTACTCGTGCGTGCACGCGGTGATGGCGCTACGCGAGGCCGGGTTCGAGACCGTCATGGTCAACTGCAACCCGGAGACCGTCTCCACCGACTACGACACGGCCGACCGCCTGTACTTCGAGCCGCTCACGTTCGAGGACGTCATCGAGGTGGTCCACGCCGAGCAGCAGTCCGGCACGGTCGCAGGCGTCATCGTGCAGCTGGGCGGGCAGACCCCGCTCGGGCTCGCGCAGCGGCTCACCGCGGCGGGTGTCCCGGTCGTCGGCACGTCGGCGGCGGCGATCGACCTGGCCGAGGACCGCGGCGCCTTCGGCGAGGTGCTCCGGAAGGCGGGCCTGCCGGCGCCCGCGTTCGGCATGGCCACCTCGTTCGACGAGGCCCGCGCCATCGCCGCGCGGATCGGCTACCCGGTGCTCGTGCGGCCCTCGTACGTCCTGGGCGGGCGCGGCATGGAGATCGTCTACGACGACGAGACGCTCGCCGGCTACATCTCGCGCGCCACGACGATCAGCGAGGACCGTCCGGTGCTGGTCGACCGCTTCCTCGACGACGCGATCGAGATCGACGTCGACGCGCTGTGCGACGGCACCGAGGTGTTCATCGGCGGCGTGATGGAGCACATCGAGGAGGCCGGGGTGCACTCCGGCGACTCCTCGTGCGCCCTGCCGCCGATCACGCTCGGGCACTCGGTGCTGGAGCAGGTCCGCCGCTCCACCGAGGCGATCGCGCACGGTGTGGGTGTGCGCGGGCTGCTCAACGTCCAGTACGCGCTGCACGGCGAGACCCTCTACGTGCTGGAGGCCAACCCGCGCGCCTCGCGCACGGTGCCGTTCGTCTCTAAGGCCACCGCGGTGCCGCTGGCCAAGGCGGCGGCGCGGATCATGCTCGGCGCCACGATCGCGGACCTGCGCGCCGAGGGACTGCTCCCGGCCGATGGCGACGGCGGCGAGCTGCCGCCCGACGCGCCGATCGCGGTCAAGGAGGCGGTGCTGCCGTTCCACCGGTTCCGCACCGTCGAGGGCCACGGGGTCGACCCGCTGCTCGGCCCGGAGATGAAGTCCACCGGCGAGGTGATGGGCTTCGACAGCTCGTTCGGCGCGGCGTTCGCCAAGTCGCAGGCCGGGGCGTACGGGTCGCTGCCGACGTCCGGGAAGGTGTTCGTCTCGATCGCCGACCGGGACAAGCGGGCGATGGTGTTCCCGGTGCTGCGCCTCGCCGATCTCGGGTTCGAGGTGCTCGCCACCGCGGGCACGGCCGACGTCCTGCGCCGCCACGGCGTGTCCGCCACGGTCGTGCGCAAGCACTACGAGGGCGGGGAGACGATCGTCGACCGGATACTGGCAGGCGACGTCGATCTGATCATCAACACGCCCTACGGCAACTCAGGGCCCCGCGTGGACGGCTACGAGATCCGCTCGGCGGCCGTCGCCCGCGGCGTGCCGTGCATCACGACCGTGCAGGGTGCCGGTGCGGCGGTGCAGGGCATCGAGGCGATGAAGGCGGGCCGGATCGGCGTCCGCTCGCTGCAGGACGCCCATGCGAGCCTGCTGAAGGCCCGCTCGTGA
- the pyrF gene encoding orotidine-5'-phosphate decarboxylase, with amino-acid sequence MTPFGARLAGTVARLGPLCAGIDPHPGLLASWGLTDDADGLARFADACVAAFAGNVAVVKPQSAFFERHGSRGVAVLEELLSAFAGTATLTILDVKRGDIGSTMDGYADAYLGVGAPLGADAVTLSPYLGFGSLSSALDTAADAGRGAFVLARTSNPEGAEVQLAEFGGRGTAQAMVDGAAARNAGLAPLGDVGVVVGATREHGLDLSTLNGPVLAPGLGAQGAAPADLAAIFAGLQGLVLPAASRSVLAAGPTVAALRAAAESLRDELAAVV; translated from the coding sequence GTGACTCCGTTCGGGGCGCGGCTGGCGGGCACCGTTGCCCGCCTCGGACCGCTCTGCGCTGGCATCGACCCGCATCCGGGCCTGCTCGCCTCGTGGGGGCTCACCGACGACGCCGACGGGCTGGCGCGGTTCGCCGACGCGTGCGTGGCGGCGTTCGCCGGGAACGTGGCCGTGGTGAAGCCGCAGTCGGCGTTCTTCGAGCGGCACGGCTCGCGCGGCGTCGCGGTGCTGGAGGAGCTCCTCTCCGCGTTCGCCGGCACGGCGACGCTCACGATCCTCGACGTCAAGCGCGGCGACATCGGCTCGACCATGGACGGCTACGCCGACGCCTACCTCGGGGTGGGGGCGCCGCTCGGGGCCGACGCCGTGACGCTGTCCCCGTACCTGGGGTTCGGGTCGCTGTCGTCGGCGCTCGACACGGCAGCGGACGCGGGGCGCGGGGCGTTCGTGCTGGCCAGGACGTCCAACCCGGAGGGCGCCGAGGTCCAGCTGGCGGAGTTCGGCGGGCGGGGCACGGCCCAGGCGATGGTGGACGGCGCCGCGGCCCGCAACGCGGGTCTCGCGCCGCTCGGCGACGTCGGGGTGGTGGTGGGCGCGACCCGCGAGCACGGCCTCGACCTGTCCACCCTGAACGGCCCGGTGCTGGCGCCGGGCCTCGGCGCCCAGGGCGCCGCCCCTGCTGACCTCGCGGCGATCTTCGCCGGGCTGCAGGGCCTCGTTCTGCCGGCGGCGTCGCGCTCGGTGCTGGCGGCTGGCCCGACGGTGGCGGCGCTTCGCGCCGCGGCGGAGTCGCTCCGCGACGAGCTCGCCGCGGTGGTGTAG
- the mihF gene encoding integration host factor, actinobacterial type, which produces MALPQLTEEQRAAALEKAAAARRARAELKDRLKRGGTTIGEVLKQSDTDEVLGKMKVSALLEAMPGVGKVRAAQIMERLEIAPSRRLRGLGDRQRKALLADFES; this is translated from the coding sequence GTGGCCCTTCCCCAGCTGACCGAGGAACAGCGTGCTGCCGCCCTGGAGAAGGCGGCTGCGGCGCGCCGGGCCCGGGCCGAGCTGAAGGACCGGCTCAAGCGCGGCGGGACGACCATCGGGGAGGTCCTGAAGCAGTCGGATACCGACGAGGTGCTGGGCAAGATGAAGGTCTCGGCCCTGCTGGAGGCGATGCCGGGTGTCGGCAAGGTCCGGGCGGCTCAGATCATGGAGCGGCTGGAGATCGCCCCGTCGCGCCGGTTGCGTGGGCTGGGCGACCGGCAGCGCAAGGCGCTGCTGGCCGACTTCGAGTCCTGA
- the gmk gene encoding guanylate kinase: MSEGVRRGRLVVLAGPSGVGKSSVVDALRGRLPELFFSVSATTRDPRPGEVDGVHYRFVGPSGFDELIARGELLEWAEIHGGLQRSGTPREPVEQALAAGRPVLVEVDLAGARNIKAVLPEAVTVFLAPPSLAELERRLRGRGTESETQFRRRLQTAREELAACDEFDVVIVNAELQDVVSRLVDLLVGAGPPAVRPFPQESSS, translated from the coding sequence GTGTCGGAAGGCGTGCGGAGGGGACGGCTGGTGGTGCTTGCCGGCCCCTCCGGCGTCGGCAAGTCCAGCGTGGTCGACGCGCTGCGTGGCAGGCTGCCGGAGTTGTTCTTCAGTGTGTCGGCCACCACGCGCGACCCGCGTCCTGGCGAGGTCGACGGCGTGCACTACCGCTTCGTCGGCCCCTCCGGTTTCGACGAGCTCATCGCGCGCGGTGAGCTCCTGGAGTGGGCCGAGATCCACGGCGGGTTGCAGCGTTCCGGCACCCCCCGGGAGCCGGTGGAGCAGGCGCTCGCGGCCGGGAGGCCGGTGCTCGTCGAGGTCGACCTCGCTGGTGCCCGCAACATCAAGGCGGTGCTGCCGGAGGCCGTCACGGTGTTCCTGGCGCCGCCGTCGCTCGCCGAGCTGGAGCGGCGCCTGCGCGGGCGCGGCACCGAGTCGGAGACCCAGTTCCGGCGCCGCCTGCAGACGGCCCGAGAGGAGCTCGCGGCCTGCGACGAGTTCGACGTCGTGATCGTCAACGCCGAGCTGCAGGACGTCGTTTCCCGGTTGGTAGACTTGCTGGTCGGTGCGGGTCCTCCCGCCGTACGCCCGTTCCCCCAGGAGTCTTCTTCGTGA
- the rpoZ gene encoding DNA-directed RNA polymerase subunit omega, with protein sequence MPLTGVVAGSTPEGITNPPIDDLLSQVSSKYALVIYAAKRARQINDYYSQLGEGLLEYVGPLVEPGPREKPLSIAMREIQAGLLEHTEGEQ encoded by the coding sequence ATGCCGCTGACCGGTGTTGTCGCTGGTTCCACGCCCGAGGGCATCACCAACCCGCCCATCGACGATCTGCTGAGCCAGGTCAGCTCCAAGTACGCGCTGGTGATCTACGCCGCCAAGCGCGCCCGCCAGATCAACGACTACTACTCCCAGCTCGGCGAGGGCCTGCTGGAGTACGTCGGCCCGCTCGTCGAGCCGGGTCCGCGCGAGAAGCCGCTGTCGATCGCGATGCGCGAGATCCAGGCAGGCTTGCTCGAGCACACCGAGGGCGAGCAGTAG